A DNA window from Nocardioides palaemonis contains the following coding sequences:
- a CDS encoding ferritin-like fold-containing protein produces MSASAENASSDEDYRRAAVDLLGAIAYGELSAFERLVEDAKLAPGIADKIAIGAMATAEFGHLENLVHRLEELGADPAEAMQAFRESFDSFHEHTAPSDYYEGLIKAYVGDGLAADFYREIAAYLDVETREVIIASLEDSGQTAFIVERVRAGIAEDHRLGGRLALWGRRLMGEALTQAQRVAGDRDSLTALLAGGVDRPGLDLAALGRMFTRLTELHADRMARLGLEP; encoded by the coding sequence ATGAGCGCATCGGCCGAGAACGCGTCGTCGGACGAGGACTACCGACGGGCCGCCGTCGACCTCCTCGGAGCCATCGCCTACGGCGAGCTGTCCGCGTTCGAGCGGCTCGTGGAGGACGCCAAGCTGGCCCCGGGCATCGCCGACAAGATCGCCATCGGGGCGATGGCCACGGCCGAGTTCGGGCACCTCGAGAACCTCGTGCACCGCCTCGAGGAGCTCGGCGCCGACCCGGCCGAGGCGATGCAGGCCTTCCGGGAGAGCTTCGACAGCTTCCACGAGCACACCGCGCCGTCGGACTACTACGAGGGTCTGATCAAGGCCTACGTCGGTGACGGGCTCGCCGCCGACTTCTACCGCGAGATCGCGGCCTACCTCGACGTCGAGACCCGCGAGGTGATCATCGCGTCGCTCGAGGACTCCGGGCAGACCGCGTTCATCGTCGAGCGGGTGCGGGCGGGCATCGCCGAGGACCACCGCCTCGGCGGCCGGCTCGCCCTGTGGGGCCGCCGGCTCATGGGCGAGGCGCTCACCCAGGCCCAGCGCGTCGCGGGCGACCGGGACTCGCTGACGGCGCTGCTCGCCGGGGGCGTGGACCGGCCCGGTCTCGACCTGGCCGCCCTCGGGCGCATGTTCACGCGGCTGACCGAGCTGCACGCCGACCGGATGGCCCGGCTCGGCCTGGAGCCCTGA
- a CDS encoding TetR/AcrR family transcriptional regulator, giving the protein MPRRERRAQLLESALEVFVAQGYHSAAMDDIADRAGVSKPVLYQHFPGKLDLYVALLDASCDTIIDNCRAALASTTDNRDRVAATMKVFYSYVASEEGAFRLVFESDLTSEPEVRARVDRVTVECASMIADVIRTDTGLPDEASELLAVSLVGMAQVSARFWLAGDGEITQDDAAALVAGLAWRGIRGYPMTDDH; this is encoded by the coding sequence ATGCCGCGGCGCGAGCGTCGCGCCCAGCTGCTGGAGTCGGCGCTCGAGGTGTTCGTCGCCCAGGGCTACCACTCCGCGGCGATGGACGACATCGCCGACCGCGCGGGCGTCTCCAAGCCGGTGCTCTACCAGCACTTCCCCGGCAAGCTCGACCTCTACGTCGCGCTGCTGGACGCCTCCTGCGACACCATCATCGACAACTGTCGCGCCGCGCTGGCCTCGACCACCGACAACCGCGACCGGGTCGCGGCCACGATGAAGGTCTTCTACAGCTACGTCGCCTCCGAGGAGGGCGCGTTCCGCCTCGTCTTCGAGTCCGACCTCACCAGCGAGCCCGAGGTCCGCGCCCGCGTCGACCGGGTCACCGTCGAGTGCGCGTCGATGATCGCCGACGTGATCCGCACCGACACCGGCCTGCCCGACGAGGCCTCCGAGCTGCTCGCGGTGTCGCTCGTGGGAATGGCCCAGGTGTCCGCACGGTTCTGGCTCGCGGGCGACGGCGAGATCACCCAGGACGACGCAGCCGCCCTGGTCGCGGGCCTGGCGTGGCGCGGCATCCGGGGGTACCCGATGACCGACGACCACTGA
- a CDS encoding DUF4129 domain-containing protein — MRAFGELTAGVRAALAVVACSAFVVLAAWATLVGPDQVFTGPGPRPATALTPTTSCIPLPVRTAADGSETVVIPDDVDQRDYCEPPDTSVEDARRMVEGTDVPLVLKILVWTVEALIVLGMLAFVGWVLLALRDAWQRRAGREREPADLDFETLSEPARLAAAMTEDARGQDELLRDGEARNAIVAAWARFEVQGARAGSPRQAWETSAEYTLRILDLVEADAGAVHRLASLYREARFSEHPITEEHREAALDALAEIRRTLGVRA; from the coding sequence ATGCGTGCGTTCGGGGAGCTCACTGCAGGCGTGCGCGCCGCGCTGGCGGTGGTGGCGTGCAGCGCCTTCGTGGTGCTCGCCGCGTGGGCGACCCTCGTCGGCCCCGACCAGGTCTTCACCGGACCCGGGCCGCGTCCGGCGACGGCACTGACACCGACCACGTCGTGCATCCCGCTGCCGGTGCGCACCGCAGCCGACGGCAGCGAGACCGTCGTGATCCCGGACGACGTCGACCAGCGTGACTACTGCGAGCCGCCCGACACGAGTGTCGAGGACGCCCGCCGGATGGTCGAGGGGACCGACGTGCCGCTCGTGCTGAAGATCCTGGTGTGGACGGTCGAGGCTCTGATCGTGCTCGGGATGCTGGCGTTCGTCGGCTGGGTGCTGCTGGCCCTGCGGGACGCCTGGCAGCGCCGCGCCGGCCGCGAGCGGGAGCCCGCGGACCTGGACTTCGAGACCCTCTCGGAGCCCGCGCGGCTGGCCGCGGCGATGACCGAGGACGCGCGCGGACAGGACGAGCTGCTGCGCGACGGGGAGGCCCGCAACGCGATCGTGGCCGCATGGGCGCGCTTCGAGGTGCAGGGCGCGCGCGCCGGGTCGCCCCGACAGGCGTGGGAGACGTCGGCGGAGTACACGCTGCGGATCCTCGACCTGGTCGAGGCTGACGCCGGCGCGGTGCACCGGCTCGCCTCCCTCTACCGCGAGGCGCGCTTCTCCGAGCACCCGATCACCGAGGAGCACCGCGAGGCCGCTCTCGACGCGCTCGCCGAGATCCGCCGCACCCTCGGGGTGCGAGCGTGA
- the moeZ gene encoding adenylyltransferase/sulfurtransferase MoeZ produces the protein MSFPPLVEPAAELTTDEVRRYSRHLIIPDVGMTGQKRLKNAKVLVIGAGGLGSPALLYLAAAGVGTLGIAEFDEVDESNLQRQIIHGMSDVGRSKAVSAKESIAEVNPYVEVVVHDERLDNDNVMRVFEGYDLIVDGTDNFATRYMVNDAAYFLQIPYVWGSIYRFDGQASVFAPSLSDDAPCYRCLYPEPPPPGMVPSCAEGGVLGVLCASIGSIQVNEAIKLLTGIGDPAIGKLVIYDALELEWRKLKVRKDPNCALCGENATVTGLIDYDAFCGAVSDEAAEAAAGSTISVTQLEQMLKERDNGERDFTLIDVREPNEYEINKIPGSVLIPKGEFLNGNALGDLPSDKPIVLHCKSGVRSAEVLAVLKGAGFGDAVHVGGGVVAWVSQIDPSQPAY, from the coding sequence GTGTCGTTCCCGCCACTCGTCGAGCCGGCCGCCGAGCTCACCACCGACGAGGTCCGCCGCTACAGCCGCCACCTGATCATCCCCGACGTGGGCATGACGGGTCAGAAGCGGCTCAAGAACGCCAAGGTGCTCGTCATCGGCGCCGGCGGTCTCGGATCGCCCGCGCTGCTCTACCTCGCCGCAGCCGGAGTCGGCACCCTCGGCATCGCCGAGTTCGACGAGGTCGACGAGTCCAACCTGCAGCGCCAGATCATCCACGGCATGTCCGACGTGGGCCGGTCCAAGGCGGTGTCGGCGAAGGAGTCGATCGCCGAGGTCAACCCCTACGTCGAGGTCGTCGTCCACGACGAGCGGCTCGACAACGACAACGTGATGCGCGTCTTCGAGGGCTACGACCTCATCGTCGACGGCACCGACAACTTCGCGACGCGCTACATGGTCAACGACGCGGCGTACTTCCTCCAGATCCCCTACGTCTGGGGCTCGATCTACCGCTTCGACGGCCAGGCGTCGGTCTTCGCGCCGTCGCTGTCCGACGACGCCCCGTGCTACCGCTGCCTCTACCCCGAGCCCCCGCCGCCCGGCATGGTGCCGAGCTGCGCGGAGGGCGGCGTGCTGGGCGTGCTGTGCGCGAGCATCGGCTCGATCCAGGTCAACGAGGCGATCAAGCTGCTCACCGGCATCGGCGACCCCGCCATCGGCAAGCTCGTCATCTACGACGCCCTCGAGCTGGAGTGGCGCAAGCTCAAGGTCCGCAAGGACCCCAACTGCGCGCTGTGCGGCGAGAACGCCACCGTCACCGGCCTGATCGACTACGACGCCTTCTGCGGCGCCGTCTCCGACGAGGCCGCCGAGGCGGCCGCCGGCTCCACCATCTCGGTCACCCAGCTCGAGCAGATGCTCAAGGAGCGCGACAACGGCGAGCGTGACTTCACGCTGATCGACGTGCGCGAGCCCAACGAGTACGAGATCAACAAGATCCCGGGCTCGGTGCTGATCCCCAAGGGCGAGTTCCTCAACGGCAACGCGCTCGGCGACCTGCCCTCCGACAAGCCGATCGTGCTGCACTGCAAGTCGGGCGTGCGCTCGGCGGAGGTGCTCGCGGTGCTCAAGGGCGCCGGCTTCGGCGACGCGGTCCACGTGGGCGGCGGCGTCGTGGCGTGGGTCAGCCAGATCGACCCCAGCCAGCCGGCCTACTGA
- a CDS encoding AAA family ATPase, whose translation MTDAAATPTEVAPFAEQVLDEVGRAVVGKREVLALVLAGVLAKGHVLLEDFPGLGKTLAARSFAAALGLDFARAQFTPDLLPADLTGSYVYDQRRAEFDFRPGPVFTGLLLADEINRTPPKTQAALLEAMQEGQVTVEGQTHRLPRPFHVLATANPVEYEGTYPLPEAQLDRFLLRVGFGYPSAGEEYDVVRRRLDRQREEVDVAQVTDAAGLARMQAAVEQVGVDESVGRYCVDLVTATRRHQDVLTGASPRGSLGLVLTARAWAAIRGRDYVVPEDVKAVARAVLAHRVTVKPDLWMTQASGVRVVDAVLGLVEAPRTLDAPSGSRR comes from the coding sequence GTGACTGACGCAGCTGCCACCCCGACCGAGGTGGCGCCGTTCGCCGAGCAGGTGCTCGACGAGGTGGGACGGGCCGTCGTCGGCAAGCGCGAGGTGCTGGCGCTGGTCCTGGCCGGCGTGCTGGCCAAGGGGCACGTGCTGCTGGAGGACTTCCCGGGCCTGGGCAAGACGCTCGCCGCGCGGTCGTTCGCCGCCGCGCTCGGGCTCGACTTCGCGCGCGCCCAGTTCACCCCCGACCTGCTGCCGGCGGACCTCACCGGGTCCTACGTCTACGACCAGCGGCGCGCCGAGTTCGACTTCCGCCCGGGTCCGGTGTTCACCGGTCTGCTCCTCGCCGACGAGATCAACCGGACGCCGCCCAAGACCCAGGCGGCGCTGCTCGAGGCGATGCAGGAGGGCCAGGTGACGGTCGAGGGCCAGACCCACCGGCTGCCTCGACCGTTCCACGTCCTCGCGACCGCCAACCCCGTCGAGTACGAGGGCACGTACCCGCTGCCCGAGGCGCAGCTGGACCGGTTCCTGCTCCGCGTCGGCTTCGGCTACCCGAGCGCGGGGGAGGAGTACGACGTGGTGCGCCGCCGGCTGGACCGCCAGCGCGAGGAGGTCGACGTCGCGCAGGTCACCGACGCGGCCGGGCTGGCCCGCATGCAGGCCGCGGTCGAGCAGGTCGGCGTCGACGAGTCGGTCGGGCGCTACTGCGTCGACCTGGTCACCGCCACGCGCCGCCACCAGGACGTGCTCACCGGAGCCTCCCCGCGCGGCAGCCTCGGGCTGGTCCTCACCGCGCGGGCCTGGGCGGCGATCCGTGGCCGCGACTACGTCGTGCCGGAGGACGTCAAGGCCGTCGCCCGCGCCGTCCTCGCGCACCGCGTGACGGTCAAGCCCGACCTGTGGATGACCCAGGCGTCGGGAGTGCGGGTCGTCGACGCGGTGCTCGGGCTCGTCGAGGCGCCGCGCACCCTCGATGCGCCGTCGGGGTCGCGCAGGTGA
- a CDS encoding DUF3107 domain-containing protein, which translates to MEVKIGVQRAQRELVLDTDATPEDIEARLAEAIAGNGVLRLQDTKGRTVVVPAAAVAYLEIGSPNASTVGFR; encoded by the coding sequence GTGGAGGTCAAGATCGGCGTGCAGCGCGCGCAGCGAGAGCTCGTGCTCGACACCGACGCCACGCCCGAGGACATCGAGGCGCGCCTGGCCGAGGCGATCGCCGGCAACGGCGTGCTGCGCCTGCAGGACACCAAGGGCCGCACCGTGGTCGTCCCGGCCGCCGCGGTCGCCTACCTGGAGATCGGCTCGCCCAACGCGAGCACGGTCGGCTTCCGCTGA
- a CDS encoding GlsB/YeaQ/YmgE family stress response membrane protein — protein sequence MGLIWTVVVTLVVGLVIGFLGKAVAPGSRDNIPLWLTVVCGILGAFIGSWLYYLVFGVAPDNPGGDMNDTSPGPDWWRHAWQVGTAAVLVVVAATITGRHDRRERRERRDRRA from the coding sequence GTGGGGCTGATCTGGACCGTCGTCGTCACGCTCGTGGTCGGCCTGGTCATCGGCTTCCTCGGCAAGGCCGTCGCGCCCGGCTCGCGGGACAACATCCCGCTGTGGCTGACGGTGGTGTGCGGCATCCTCGGCGCCTTCATCGGCAGCTGGCTCTACTACCTGGTGTTCGGCGTCGCTCCCGACAACCCGGGTGGCGACATGAATGACACCAGCCCCGGACCGGACTGGTGGCGGCACGCCTGGCAGGTCGGGACCGCCGCGGTGCTCGTCGTCGTCGCGGCCACGATCACGGGCCGCCACGACCGGCGCGAGCGCCGGGAGCGGCGCGACCGTCGCGCCTGA